ATAATTTGTTTGAACATAAAGGcaataacaacaatatcataCAGGTTAATTAGGTTTAGTAACCTGCACTTAGATCAAACTCCTTAAACTATGgttaaataactaaaaaaataagtaaaaaaagatttcaacattaaatatcAAGTACGTTGATAGCACAAGGTGACAGCGCTTGGaaatcaattatatatatatgataaaaatgtaCGGTTCGAATCAATCCTAGTAGCGGTTGACatattcttcttctttttttttagatttatcgAATAGTAGAGCTTTCATAATCACCCTTTCATAGGCATCGTCGTCCGCGTCACAAAAGTTCTGTTTAAAGtgttgcatgtaagcaggtttctcagaaactactaggccaaatgctttcaaactttcaTGTCTTTGGCATTATAAGATTACCTCCCAGAACAAGTTACATaattctagcttttattttgtcaaaatggtGTCTCTTTTTAAGGAaaagaaggtgtaattcagcgacgtctggTGGAACGCCAAACGATACGCTTCGCAACGTCGCGTCATTACGTTCTATAAAACTAAcggaaacaaaatggcgtcaaGCGAAGCAGGAGGGCGATACACCGGacgatttatttttttcattcttggcTGGATAATCTTGGTGGTTAAGCACTATATATGCTGTGTATGTGCAAGTCTTTTCTGTATAACAATGGGTACATTTGAGAATTATGAAAggcattacaaaattaatatatattttgaagacagatgatgtgtatacattttatttattattcagacattttatatcattgcatTATTACATACAACCATATCAGTTATCAAGGGCATTGTCGTAATAAACATGAAacattatgaaaaacatttgatttttgtgttttgttttgcattgcaGGTAGTAATGATATACTGACaatttaaatgttattgtttCCGAACTCCCTATCGGTATTAACATGCTCACAACATCTCAACAAGTAACAAAAGCGGGTACGCCCATTTGTCCGTTGTTCAAAAACGGAAACTTTAGTCTGACTGGTTGAATCTTTCTACACAACTGTCTGAGTTTGTTCAGATGCAGTAGTTCCcaaagataaattatagcaaaaccaATGTTTGGCGGCCGCTCAATCCCGAATATgttacaacttaacatgctgCATATTATTCCTACATGGCTTCATGTCTCTATTGAAAATCTTGAAGCACTGAATaagatacatacaaaacaaactttttatgtatattttcgactacgtCAATGGCCATAAcgctggtctggctgtgtgagatcaaatttaatcataatatactaaaaatagaaatgttgatAACAATCCtgggaggtttgatgactctaggtcaatactttctgagatatgccCGACACTAATTCGGATGGACGGACGTACGGGCAAGGGCAACACTAATTGCCCCACCCAAACGTAACGAGGAAGGCTTGGGGgcacataaaaagaaattatttcatattgtaaCATTCTCTATGCAAAATATTTACCACCAGTTGCAccttaaattatatttaaaaacacaTCCTCTTGAAATATGTCCTAACATTTCATGCGAAAAAAATACGGCTTTCTTTTTACCGCGGGATTCAATGAAAATTCAGATAATTTCCGACTGAATATttgtatgtgtacatgtatacgcACTTGCTTATTTGTACTTTGTCTCGCAATTTTACAATCTTCTAAGTAGGTAACTTGAAAATTACCACCTATATTCACttgataaagacaactatgaaatataatgatttgagccgcaccatgagaaaaccaacatagtgcgtttgcatccgcgcagtctggccagaatccatgctgttcgctaacagtttctttaattccaaTAGACTGGTCGCAAACAccctgtgttggttttctcatggcacggctcatttgtatacAATAATGAAAGTATGTTTCAGAAAGTATCAGAATTTTAAAAACGGAATGGctaagtatttatttgcaaacatCATACGCCGTTTTAGTAATAAGACGTTTGCTTACAtcagaaaaaagcgggaaaatgcgcaaTGTCAAACGCCGCCCATAGCGCCATTTGAGACTTCGTTCTTTTGCGACTTCGTAgctcgaaaacgaagtcggtagtcaaggacttttttccgttattttgctgaaaaatacctttaaagtaattgtgtaaatttaaaaaaaatatctatggACCAGTTAATGCATGCtcccaatttatacaagaaacgtcACATCCGTAGAGGTCAGatttggaacaacacatgctaCGATTTATGGCTACAACTTAATTATTCGGAAAGTgtcagattcaaacttaaacttaTCACTTAACAAACTCGTGTGCAGTCAATGTCGCTGTGGGCTAATAATTATTTGgtagaaatgaatttcattgatttatcaaatgattttcttatgattttttatgtcaggaaaatgcacgagaaaatgggGGTAGGCAATACTGCGAAAACGAAGCCGGTGACCCCCGATTTTTGTTtgatcattttacagtaaaataaattgattagataatattagtttttaaaaaaaatctatggaccagtTTTTGCACACAACCTAGTCATTCCGcaagaaataataattttatagaaagattttggcatgatttttgcataaagtaagcattccttcggCGAGGAGTGGGagcatatatttgaaaattacatcaccgtataggtttcgactggcatattatataaaatgagaaaaaaacttttttttttaataaaatgaatgccCCGAAACTGAATTAATCGCCGTGAAAATGGCAACGTTACAGCTATTTCCGACTAAGCTAAAACTTGAAatttcgacgtcatttgcgtaaaaagtgtgtatttgaccttttcaataattgtacatcggataAAGATAaacttttgctgttatttacgTATGTTACCAAGggtgcaacttgtttttgaaaatcccgctcattacaccttcttcaccttgaCTAaatatttcaggttaaagttatgCATGTTCGcttgtttctcaaaaactactgtAACATAATCAAATGCTTGCAAACTTTACACATATCTTAGCATCACGAGGTGACCTCACATGATTATTTACCAACgtaaattatgccccattttcaacttggaaaattttgttaaagagTTTGCATGTTAGCTAAAATAAAATCAGGAAATGATATAGATATGGTAATACAAATCCATGACAATTCAAAATCTTAGGTCTTGTCTTATAAATGTTCTAATTAAAAGTTGTACTTTTTCTACATGTAACCGTTCGTTTCGAAAGTAATACGTCAGGTACAAAATGATCCTTTGCGTTCAGCAACGTTTTGCTTGACCAAGTATGTTTAACCGATATTTTAATAAGTACAGTTCCATTCCTTGTATTTCAAATGCTTTTGAGAATTTTCTGTATATCTTACTGAACCTTTATATTATTGATTAGACATTAATGAACACACGAAGTCAGATATTTTCAGGCAAATGCAAACGTTCTACTTTCGCAGATTAAATGTCGGCGATGTTTCGCGCGAAGATGcgaccacagacacttggggttcggacccccacataccccattctcctccgctcCTGGTTAAGTTTAGTCAATatcttttagcattttaccatgtattgagcataggtgacgatcataaaacgcattttgtaacatttcagcgtgttttttaaaaaaagtattttaccatcaatgctctcaatattacaagatttgaaacatcgcacgaacactACGGgaacaatagccagttaaacttttaaatgaaccactaccaatgaatcactggtatcaatcgtcagatctgttaccattctgtcaaatgacaccggtcccgacaactgtcacTTGTagtccgacgagaaatcaataaataatataaatcaatcgatctaaattctatggaacacttccttgcgaattgatccctgctttgaactgcgcatatcgttgccgggtaccaaaattgatatcGTTTCGACtacattataccggattatcgcttcagcacgtgtttcacgaggtttgtttacataaagaagtgatgatctggtttaacatagccgtaagagtatcaattttggtactcggtttatgacatgcgctacacaaagggagggtccagcgcaagcaagtgttcccattgttcgtgcgatgtttcatatcttgtaatattgagagcattgatggtaaaaatacattttttaaatacacgctgaaatgttacaaaatgcgttttatgatcgtcatctatgctcaatacatggtaaaatgctaaaatatattggctaaacttaaccaggggcggaggagaatggagtgtgtggaggtccgaaccccaagtgtctgtggatgCGACTCAAGCCTGTAAAGTATCGTCTTACCGTTATCTATGTTATACACTGGAGTGTGACTTTAATAAAGTGCACGTAGTCTAAGAAGTTTGTATTAAAGGCATAGTAGCCAATGATTCCTGTTATTTGTTGAGTGTATATGGCCCTAACTTTTTCTTTGTTgctgaaaaaaacttttaagagaTAGCGAGCTGACAATACTTTCCctgtttatttaattattatcataTCAGATTGATATAGCGctgttttcatgacaaacacgttcaCCGGCGCTTTACATACTAAGGCAGTCACACAGAACGccaattcatcctctactagtacacaCAAAGAACGGTCTGACCAgaagaggagagagagagagagagagagagagagagagagagagagagagagagatgtttACGATACAGAGACATATGCGGCTAACTTTAACGTTGAATATCTTgagagagagagcgagagagagagagagagagagagagagagagagaggggggggggagagagaaagagagagagataTGTTTACGATACAGACATATGCGGCTAATTTTAACGTTTaatatcttgcaaaaaagttTTTACGGTTACTGACTTCAGCACTAGaacaagttttcttttaaatacgAAGATGTTGTTGCCTTTTCACTTTTAAGGTTTTAGTAAGAAATATATAAGTACATTGTATATCACTGCATGCATTTACCTATAAAATATGAATTCTAAATATCACAAGAAGAAATCAAGACGTCTGCTAAGCATCAACAACTAGGGATCTATCATCTCTATAACATATAAGAAGCCGATAAGACCTGCGCTAAggtacatacatgtactaaaGATCTGTAGAAATTCTTATTGGATAACTCTGAAGTTCCACTGCGCTTGCGTATCAatgcaacatttttatatgaaagcgAAACTTTTCCAAGACAATACTTTAATTACATTTGAGAGAGGAAATAGGAATCAGTGTCAATAGAATACTAATCATGGATTCAAATTACCAAACATATAAGGtaagataaaataagatattGCTTAGTATTGTTGTATTTGATTTTCCACAAATGTAAATGATTGATGGATGCACGATATCTTCTCTGTTTGACAATTTTATCGTATTAGACAGATCTACGCAAATGTTtgcttttaataatatatatatcttacacaaacatttaaactaaaatgaatatcatattttaatgtatttatttatatttatgtcattttgtatttttttcagatgGCTGACGGCATGAAAAGGAGTATTTCCATGATTGTCTTAATTCACCTGTGTTTGAACGCCGAAACTGTTTTTGCAGTGCCTTCAAGTATCAAACAACGGTCATTACTTAGTAACAAACTCCGCTCTGAAAAAGAAAGATCTATGACCTCGAAGTCTTCACAAACCCTATTGTTATCACAGTTGAACAATTTGCATGAAAACGTTGGGGAGTCTACAAGTTTTGAATCACTATCAACAGAAATCAACGTTCAAGATGATGCAACTCTCCTTCCAAAAATACGTATACGCCATGTAAAACGAAGCATGCAAAGAAAAAGGAAGAAAGATAGAAATGgaacaaaacacagaaaaaacaaaaaatctcgTAGGAACGTCAAAAGACACCGAGGTTCTGGACTGAAACAAAAATCATGTCCAACTCGTACCAGTTACGTCTCCAAAAGAACAGCTGAAGACATTTTCGGTAACATTGTTAATGTGTATCCAGTGATACACGTAGGAAACCTGGCACTTGATCAATTGTTTTATGAGTCTTTCTGTGATGTTGATAAGTGTTCATGCGCTGGTGTTGACAGTAGAAAATTCAAATCTTCCTGTGAAACAACTCACAGTTATACATATGCAAGAGTTGTAAAAAGCGGAGTAATTGGTTGGAGCTACATTAAGGTCAGGTCAGGATGTAGCTGTGTTGTACGAGCAAAAGGGAAGAACAGATTGTCTACAATTACAGATCTTTTGTCATGAACTAAGCGTCTGTAATATATGGTATATATCTATCCAATTGTAAATATGTCACACGAAAAACTCTGAATAATATCTAGCATTTATTAGCCTTCTGACATTGACTTACTagaattttgttatttatattttgttattgtttagaTATTTAATGTCACGTGATAACTATAACGTccttatattttttacttttatacgaATAGATATTGTAATTGCAATATTTCGTATAATTTATTTGTACTTCTGTTATACAATAAACAGTGCTTGTGCAAAAGAGGTTTTGTTGCTGTACAATGTAAATTAAGCATATATTCTGTATGTACAAATCttaaataaacaacataaaaatgattGTGTTCGGTTTTACGTTTGTCAATTTGGAATATAATCATGAAGTAgatgatacattttgtatttgtttgtttcaaaaaacatttttccaaTTGGACACCATATGCAATATTGAAAGTGTAATTATGCTGTTTATGAGTTTATtagttttaaggaggtaggttaccttgttaccagggtaaattcaaattagttgaaccgcagcaattttttgtatttcttgtaatttaatgttttaactgctccaatctcaatttcgtttatctctgtcccttcaagtaaaattttttattaagggttgaagtacatgaccctccaaaagtattttatattgaaagaagaaggaaatacggatatttaacacttttcaatgtattttggtttcattgttatccgtagaagtctgcataattgataattttactagtatgcgcgttaccTTTCtgatataagcttaaaatgtatatgtcgcggggctcgtgtttccgtggtaacgcattttctctcatttttaaacagctatgtatgaaaacggggttttcgacggcttcagtgccattctgttaatgaccaacagaGAATATTTGGGTaacattattagcaaaataccaagccctTTACATGGTaccttatttttcttaaagtttaaagtaaccatggcaacagagatgtttaaaatagcttatatcttgatttttatcgtaatttctgaaaaaaaaattaaataaaagtatctttcttgttagtgtagctttaaaacatcttatttctaaggTAAGTAATATTtccgtgttatttgcatttattgtaccccccgacaacaaagttgtaaggggggtatactggtttcaggttgtctgtctgtctgtccgtctgtccgtagacgcaatcttgtgcgcaccatctctccttatctccttgacagaatttaatgaaacttcacacaagtgatcagtaccaacagtagttgtgcatggggcatgttaggttcttttagtaaaaaaatttgcagagtaatgggactttgtttttttgttactatactatatacatagacacaatcttgtgcgcaccatctctcctcatccccttgacagaatttaatgaaacttcacacaagtgatcagtaccaacattagttgtgcatggggcatgttaggtttttttagaaaaaaaatttgcagagttatgggactttgttttttttgttactatactatatacatagacacaatcttgtgcgcaccatctctcctcatccccttgacacaatttaatgaaacttcacacaagtaatcagtaccaacattagttgtgc
This is a stretch of genomic DNA from Mercenaria mercenaria strain notata chromosome 4, MADL_Memer_1, whole genome shotgun sequence. It encodes these proteins:
- the LOC128556695 gene encoding venom nerve growth factor 1-like, giving the protein MDSNYQTYKMADGMKRSISMIVLIHLCLNAETVFAVPSSIKQRSLLSNKLRSEKERSMTSKSSQTLLLSQLNNLHENVGESTSFESLSTEINVQDDATLLPKIRIRHVKRSMQRKRKKDRNGTKHRKNKKSRRNVKRHRGSGLKQKSCPTRTSYVSKRTAEDIFGNIVNVYPVIHVGNLALDQLFYESFCDVDKCSCAGVDSRKFKSSCETTHSYTYARVVKSGVIGWSYIKVRSGCSCVVRAKGKNRLSTITDLLS